GTAGCACGATGCTCCTGGGATCGACCGGTACGACAAAACTATCTGCAGGGATGCCACTGGTCACCGGATGGAACGTGCGTGCTCACAACGGTCAACAACGATGGAATGCACATTGTCGAGCTGCCAACCGATCTGTACAGCAACGATAGCGTCTCCGAGGACCGTCCGGTCGATCTGCTCACCTCGGCCGTCCACGTGAAGGAAGGTGGACTCGTGTACGATTGTGCCTGGTATCCAGCGATGAACAGTGGGCGACCGGAAACTTGCTGCTGGATCGCCTCCCGTCAGCACGAACCGATACAGCTGTGGGATGCATTTACGGGAGGTTTACGCTGCTCGTACAAAGGGTACGACCAGTTTGATGAGGTTGAGGCGGCCCTTAGCCTTACCTTTGCACCGATCGATGGGGCCACACTGTACGGTGGGTATAAAAAATCCATTAAATGCTTCGACATAAACGTTCCCGGCCGGGAGTCATGCTCGTGGCGGACAAAATCTACCGCTTCCTGTATGGCGATCGCTTCGTCCATGCCGCAAACAATCCTCTACGGTTCGTGGAACCGTAGCATATCCGCACTGGACACACGGTCGGGCGACTGTCTGTCCGTGGGTAACTATGCACCAGCAAACAGCCATACGGCAGGTGTGACCTGGATTGTATTTGCACCCGATACGGAAACATTGTTCGTTACCGGTGCCAGGAAGGATCCGAAAGTACTGTTCTGGGATGTCCGAAAACTATCACAACCAGTTCAAACACTGCAACGAACATGTGGCACTAATCAGCGGATctatttggatttttctccCCTTGGACAGTGGCTTATAAGTGGTGATAGTCGGGGCGTGCTGCATGCATGGAATGTGCGCGAGCTGGATGAGAAGGGTCAACCGAAGGAACTACTGTTTCCACTTCACTGGGACTGTTTGAATGGTGTTTCATTTCATCCACACAGACCGATTATGGCTACCGCCAGTGGTCAGTATCATTTTCCCAACGCAGCATGGCAAGATGTTGAGGACGGTGAACCGGACGCCTTGGAATCGACCATTGCAAACCGTCCCAAAGTGGAAAATTCTCTCACAATGTGGTGGATTGGTAAAGGGCTTTTTTCGGaagaataaatgaaaaattctcCTCCACACatttaatattgtttaatCTTTTTTGTCTGTTATTGTTCGCAGTCGTTTCGTTTTGCACTGACTTCATTCCTCTCCACGTCATCCACTATGAACCGTACGATTAAATATTGTTCTGATTTGAATTCATATTTACAACATATTGAAATATAACAAATTGCGATTAATAAAGAAACCACGACACCACAAATACATCGAATCTTTCACCCACTTCGCTTGGCTCGTCGTCGTCTTACgtcggtttttttcttcacgaaGTGTGTCACTATCGTGTGATTGCTATTTTAAATTCTCCTCCCCCCCATTAAGATTGATTCATCATCATGGCCATCATATGCTTCTAGCTTTAGAACAGTTAACGGCAACCGAACAACAAGAAGACTCTAAAATTGTTCTCACGTTATTCACGCTCGCAAACTCACTGTTCTGTCttatttgtccttttttttttgttttgcaatgatTGTTCCCCAATGGTTTCATTAATTGTTTACCATACTTTCTCCAtccaaaacaaacacgatCGCGATTTCCTCTATTTTCTGCATTCAATGTACCGCGCATGCAATTTAGTAGAACAttgtacaacaaaacatttacccCTTTTGCCCATTCCCGTTTTTAACGTTGTACTACTACTGTCGCTTTTTCTTCCGGTCCGATAGATTgcttgttaattttgtgttaagaattctaaaataaaaacaattctcCTTTCTTTTGATCGCTTGTGCTTCGCTGTGTATTTTTGCACAGCACTGCTGCTTTTAACACAATTGAAATGAAAGTGATTTCAATCATAACAATATTAGAAGCGTCACTTCTTGTACGCCATGTACACCTCGCCCCTTCGATTGATGACTTCGCACGCGCGAACCAAGACACTATAATTATTCGTGTTCTACTGGTTTGGTTGGGGACTTGTTACACTACACACATAAAAGAGGTAAACAGGTGTGGTcgctttctgtgtgtgtgcgtagtaAAAATACGAAAACGGGCTGAAAAAACGATCATCTATCGAAACTTGTAACAATGaaattttagtttagtttacgGTCTAAATCCGATAATCCCTACGCATACGATTACTCTATAGGCTACATTCATGCTGtttaaattttggaaaaaaacgaacgatttTTAACTAAAAATCAACAACGTGTCCGATCATTTTCTCTATGTACATATAACGCTTCGCttcgtcctttttttcgttgcattcgactgaaatattttgtgtgtgtgtgtgtgtgtgtgtgtgtgtgtgtttttcgccACCAAATGCATTTTATGTGTTCGACTGATGATCCtcgaaaaatattgttttactaCTCGATCgaagaaaaactttaaggTATACTATCCTTTTCATATTAAGTAGATTTAGTTGCATGTTGCGTTGtagcaattttttgtttagatatttttaattattctcttttggagttatgtttttttgttttattctctttGTTACTATTGCAATTAGTTTTTGTTCTCCCCTTGCTGATatgatttgatgatttttctactcaaatttaaccttttttcttgtgccattttttattacttttacgTTCACTGTTCTTTTCAGTTATTAGGGTTTAATGCTTTGATTCCGGGCGATTCCGGCCAATGCGACAAACTCAGTGTTTAATGCATTATTTAAATCACGTTTAGCTTACCGTGttccttttccttcgcttGCGTTCACAGCTTCACCTCAGAGCTTTTCTTCGCGCTCGATCGATTGATAATGTATATGGATATATAGGTGCTAGAGTGTATATATGAACATACTTAATAATTGATTGAGCTTAATAATCACGTCAATTTGCTCCTTCCACATAGCTGTGTGCACGTGTGTGGTGTATGAAAGTATATATGTGCATTGCGACGTCCGTATTACCGGCAAATACTGTTTTTCCCGTACCGGATTTGCATTTACATCCTGCTTTCTGCATGCGTTGCGTgctaaaacaagaaaaaggaatatttttaaaaaattacttGTTGGAAATACATCAGTAAGAAACAACTTCAACAACGTACCATGAAACAACTCTTCTCTTAGGTTGATCGTTCGCTGCCCTCACAGGGGATGACAGACTACTTGCCTTTCCTTCCCTACTACTGCCGATGCGGTTGTTGCTGTGCACCTTGTTGCGcggattgttgttgctgctggcgcAGTTCGCTTTGATAGATTTTCGGCACATTGAGGAACGGTATCGGTTGCGGAAACTCCGTCACCTTGTGAAAGTAGAACGCATACTTCGACTCTAGGTCTATCTCGGGCAACGGCATCTTAGTACTGGTGCCGGTCGTCGCTGCCGTTACCGTTGAtgaactgctgctggtgacCGACGTTAGCGATGTGTCCTTACGATGTAGACTACCACCGGTAGACgatgtggtgctgctgctggtgataaTAACGGTGCTGCTTTGACTATGATGACTCTGATTGtgactactgctgctgttactgctaGTGACAGTCGATACTGCCGGTAAGCTACCGCTACCGGCCGAGTTACGAATTGACGAAATTCGTTGTGGTGGTACTGGCGCTTCACCCGTGTTCTGCAAAGGTAAGAAGCACAGTCAAGTAAACTAGTACAGTGCTTCATGACGCAAACACTCGCAAATTGTTGCACATTAGCACACTGCCCGTGGTACTTATCTTATCTCTTATCGGAAAcaggtggaaaaataaattaagctcCAATACCGTACAGTCGCCCCTGGGGCTGTCTCAAGCTTTTTAAATCTGtcattctgatttttttaagttttactTAGTACAAATGAACGTATGCAGGAGCTCGATGGgtatttcttttcttgctttaACGATCTCAGCTAGCCATCACGCctgccatctaatggcttgttagacttattgatagcacgtagttggatggatGTCGAGGTGTTAAATCGAATAGATTAGCAAAATTATTGAAGGATTTCAACGCACGAAGAAATGAATCATTTTGGCCGTATGTAGTGACGCGAGAGAGCTGACAAAACGTCATAGAACCCTCATACgcacataaaattaaaaaattgtgacgCGAGATGGAATGTACAGAAGGGGGCGGAAGCGTAGACGACGACTGGGTATACACAAGTTAAGTGCAGGCAGGCACGCAGACATATTCAAGAATTGATCCAACCCAGCAACAACACGGTGCCTTCTCACGAATCACGAATATCTGAAGAACCACGGCAATATTTACATGCTCCTTAAATGACAATGATTCGTCCAACCACACACCGAAATCCTTTACAAGGGATACACATTGTATGGGCGATCCGAATAGCGAGTAGTTCATAAGTTGCTTGCACGAACGTTCGAGTGCCCGAAAGATATTGAATAGCATTTTTGTGCCACTAATAAAGGAGTGAAGGAGAGTTTGTAGTGCACGTTTATCGTTTAATATCGTCTGCATAGTGCAAGTGTTGATAATAGGGAAGGACATTGGTACAgtcattaataaataaaataaataacagcgGGCAGAGAACACTCCTGACAAACCTACAAcaattaagcaaacaaaatgttacCAACTCTGGCACGTTAGTGGCGAATAGACAAAAAGGAAGAGAGCTAACTTAATATTGTATCTTTCACTCCTTTTTCCTTCGATAACATCTCCAATAAGTTACTATTTAAATAGGTTAAATAGTAACTTATTAGAGATGTTATCGAAGGCTTCTTGCTTCAACAACTTCTGCTAGGTCATGTCGTCCATCGGATGGCTTGCTAAACTTATTGTTACCACGTGGTTGGATAGTGTGTCCCACACATGTACATAATACTGAGATATTTTTCTAAAGAACCACCTCTATTCTACTTAGAGGACAACATTCCATCCGCTCAACAATGCTCAGCCTATAAGCCTCATCCACTAAAATGCTTACCAGTATTGCCGATGCCGCaaccggtggcggtggcgcCGGGCTTGTCCGATGgggtggtaatggtggtgcTGCCGTCGTCTTTAAACTTCCACCCTTTGTCAAGGTGCCACCCCCACCGAGCACGCTCAAGTTACCGGTGGAAATGGAGTTTGCGGACGAGCCGGCCACCGATAGGTTAGCATTCGATACCTTTGCCCGCAGTTCGTCAGCCAGTGTAAGTGAGGACACATTGttcaccgaaccgaacgaggTTGGTTCGGTCGCCGGTGAACTGGTGCCGGTCGTGTCCAGTGACGATGGTGCCAAACTAAGCGATGGAGGCAGGTGCGTTAGGTTCGTATTGCTGACGCTCcgtactggtggtggtggcggtggtttcATCGTTGGAGGCTTTGGCGGTGGTGCAGATGGGCGACCTATGGGAGAATGTTTTCCTTAATTAGAGATTCCTTGTTCATGGTGTCAATGCGACATTATCATCATACCCGTTACTTCCCGCACTGGTCGCACGATCGATTCCGACGACTGGAACATGGCCGCTGACGAGGGTGGTCCACGCATCGTACCGAAGTGATTGGCAGGAAACACCGGTGCCGTTTGCGAGACCGGAGGGGACCTAAAATAAGAAAAGCCAatccaaaataaataattacacgAGAAGCAGATGGAACGTATTATCCAAAATGTTGCTACTTTTCTTACAACTTTAGGTCAACAATTTGCACTCCAAAATACCCGCAATCCAATCCGCAACACAAAGCTACCCCCATTTGTTTacttcaacaaacaaaccaacaaccaaaaacttttttttaaaccgatTCGTTTTATGGTTCTGTACATAATTTACTTGGCGCAACCAACTTTTGTACACCTCCAGGTTTGTTGCATTCCAAGCAAACTCATCTTCGATCGGCCTACCTTGGACTTCGCATGCTCTGGTGTCGACTCACGGTTGGTCGCGTTGTGCTGCTTCCGCCATCTCCGGCCATCCCCCCCAGCTGCATACCGGGCGGTTTCGGTGCTAGATTTGGTTTGCCATAGTTTGGTACCGGTTTCGGTGCCACCGGGATTACAGTTGACGCTGCAGCCGCCGCCGTCGGTACACTACCGTTGCCCATCGTAGCACTGCTAGCCGCTGTCGTCGTCATCGCCGTCGTATTGCTACCGAACAGGGCGGATCGATTCGGAATCGGTGCGCTGCCGCCGATTGCATTAATTGTGGGACTAGTGGTGCTGGACAGTGGTCCATTCGCGGCCGACGGTTTCGCTGCTGCCAGCCTTAGGTGGTGGTTCAGGTGGTTTGGTGTTGCAGGTGCTTGGCTACTTACCGGAAttatacacacgcacgcacaacaaGCAGAACGATTCCGGTTCCAACAAGCAATCGAAGGGACATAATAGGGGAACAGGAACACACGGGTATATGAAAACATTAtgatacatacacacattatgatgatgatgtacgaTGGATGAATGAAAATGGGTGATATGACGGATCGGGGACAAGAAGAATTTTATATAAAAGAAGACGATAGGAAATACGGAAGGGAAAAGAATAATGCTGGGTATTAGCAAATAtatgcatacaaaaaaaaactagcaagAATATCGTTTTCCAACGTAACAAACTGTTACAATAAATTTGTTCAACTAAATCTATCAGTACAGAAAACCCTCATTTAATTGCCACACGAAAGCACAagctttttataaaataattcaagcaACACAAgccaaaaactaaacaaaacaattaacttGCAAATCAGTATTTAAAATTTaggtacaaaaaatacattccctAACACAATCTATTTTTAGTATTTATATAAAGGCGTCACACATTCGAGAAAAAAACGTTACCATGTAAGAGCATAATTATCCCCAAAAACGCCACTATACGGCGAAAATTCggaaatgtgttaaaaatagTATCGCGTAAACATAAACACCGTTCGAGTGTGGTGAGCCTTTTTATACagcgcagcagcagtagcagcggcagcagaAAGAAATCGAATAAAAGGAGTAGAGAAGGAGTGGATTGcgcgaaaccaaaaataaactcTTCATCTCCCACAGGGAGGCAACGCCAATGGGACGCAATGCACGAGGGACTCCCATCGAGATTCGATGAGGGAAGTGATGCTATCGCTTCTATTGAAGGCACTGTTCAAGTGCCttttacagcaacaaaaaaagtccaataaatcattataaaaaatgtaaaatttaaaaatattgcaaactgCATTCTAAGCTTCCTCAATGTATGTGGATTCGTCCCAACCGTTTGGCAAGTGTTTTTATCACACAGCGCTCACCTTTTCTGACTGGATGCTGGTGATGGTGCCGTCTTTGACGACGCATTGTCTCCGGAAGGCTGCAAACAAGGGCGATAGGAGCAGTAATTTATTAATTGTACATTATCATCTCGGTAGGGAAGCGCGAGAGTGCATCGCAGCTTACCCGTTGGATCGATGTTGGTGGTTGCGGTGGTGGTCCCCGGTTTAGCCGcaggttcgtttcgttcggtaCCGCTGTGGGAGGGGGATTGATGGCCGACGAGGACGTGTTACTACTGTAACTGCTATTGCTACTATTGCTGccctgctgctgtttctgttttttgagCGTTAATTTTTGCGCGAGCTCGTCCGAGAAGTCAAGTGGCGCAGCGGAACCGCCACCATTTCCCACCCGTCCATTGTTGATCGGGGAACCCTTGGAGGCCTCCGGTgaaggtgttttgttttgctgcattcCCGCCGAAGATGCGTTTCCtgcgagagacagagagaaagagcgataTAGGCATGCGGATGTAAAAGAGGCGCGTAAGAAGGGAGCATTGTGTGTGCGCACCCCGACGGGGGATCACTTTCAGTTTTGAGGTCAAAATTTGATACGGCAGATGATCTTGAACTCATACTGCTGCTCTTATATACTGTCGAAATCACCCCAACGCTAAGAAGCTAATATTACATCCGCAGCCGGTTCAACACACACGGGATTCAATGAAGAAcgctttcttttgtttaccTGTTCCGGTGGGCGTTCTGCTACCGACCGGTTTCAATTTCGGCATCGATGACAGTCCCTCAAACAACCCGCCCAGCTTCGGTTGTCCCGGTCCGGTTGGTGCGGTTgctgcaccatcatcacctGCTCCCGCTGTTGGTCGACCAGGAGCACGGTTGTTCGCCCTCGCCACTGCTCCATCGGAAGCGACCTGCAACAAAGGGGGATAGGGAGTTCTGTAATAGTAACAGagtcaaaaccaaaacaactcACGGGATTGACGCTTACCTTGCCCTGAATTGCCGGTGCACTCTTGTCCACCGTAACCGTTTTTTTCAGCTTGGTACCCTTCTGAATCGAGAGTAGCAGAGCGTTCCGCCCATCGGCCGATGGTGCACCGCCACCAAGCTTCAGGgccggcggtggcggtggcccTGGAGGAGGTGGCGGCCCAGGCGGCGGCGGCGGAGGCATTTTTCAGGAAGCTGTAAAGGAAATGAagcagcaaaataataaaattttcctATTTAGCTTGCAGAATGGCACAATATCTCAAATTTATAGTGTATACTTCTATTTTACTAATGGCACGTAGGCGAGATGGATGAAATTTGCTTATTGCAACTTAATGGATCGAAAACGACGAAAGACAGCCCTGGACATTCCTGCTACGGGGTGGTTGGCATTTAGCCATGCTGGCATTGACAAAAACGTATGGCGTAGTGGTAACGATACGGTAAGGTAACGGTTGTAGTTGTGAAGAAAACCCTTCCCCAGTTCAGCGAGATTAGATTAGACGAAGCTCTTTATCATAggtccccaaaaaaaaagcgaaaaaagtaAACCAGCCGTACTAGTTCTTCCCCGACCGAAAGAGCACGTTTTGGGGTTGAACGGAATTAGCGAAACTAGCTTAAaaaagagcattttttttatcttgcaCTGCGGGTTTGTGAAAAAACGTACATATCCTGCAGCAATTGCATAAGTAAATATAGTACTGTTATATTAGACAACGTCCCGATGAAAGTACAACGTGCGTAAGAAGTTTAATTGGAAGCACCGACGAAAACGGATCGCAGAATGACACTAGTGTTGAAAGACATTAACAGTTACTTAGAGAAGTATTTTAATCATGATATACACGGGTAGGGACAGTCTGCTGGTAGAGGAGTTTAAATCCTATCCGTACCGTTCCTcggcagtgaggactgactatccatctaCGCCTCataataagtctagtaagtcattcgatggatATGACTAACGTGAACGAACGGCGTGACTAACGTCATGCCGGCGAATACTTGGGAAAAATCTGCaatattgattatttttaatttccaattcACGAAGTGTGAAAAGACTGCCATCGAgccacatacggggccaacaatctttctgagcatcttctaagagggcttcgtctgttttggacaagggttcatgtctcagaggcgtatgcgAGTACTGGGaatataaaggtacgatacagttcCAGCTttgaccgtcgcgacaggttttttgagatgagatgtttcctcaggcagTAGAAtaaccggctggccgccagcatcctagcgcgcaactccgtctctatgcgtttttcggtgctgacttttgacccgagataggtgaagttttggacgacttcaaatttgcggtcacctatccgtacatcacccccaagtagttccggatttcttagtagagTCCGCTGATGGTCCCACCATCAATTTTGTCTTTGCcgcgttaatctgcaacctgAGGTCTTCTGCCGTCTGcgcgatcctttggtaggcctctgctacctgggagagccgcagaccaatgatttCTATATCATTAGTgaatgccaggatctgggttgacttatagaagatggttctcgAAGTCTCCCCCTCCGTGTCACAGATGGCCGTCTCTAGCActaagttgaataggagacaggtgAGCCCATCTTCCTCGCGCAGTCCTTTgctggtagcaaaggaccctgacagttttccaaccaccttcacctggcatgtgacgttggtcatggtcattctaacaagcctgatcaatTTGATCTCATGACCTCGTAAAGTTCAACCCTGGCTATggtatcatatgcggccttaaAATCTAtaaagagatggtacgtgttcaactgctgttcgcaagatttgccgcatggtgaagatcgagacgcaggaaaaagaaaatagaacgATCTGCTAacggaatttttgaaaaattacgaTCTATTTCACATGTTTTTGATGTTCGATAttgatttcaaattaatttctcTAACAATACCCATTTTGTCCACGATCTACTTTACGATTTCGACAGATGTCACCTAGACTCAAGGTAATGACGAAGTCACCAGCCTTTGGGGTTTTCTAAAATGTTtaggaaacattttaaaatagcaCAAAATAGTTCGAACAAATTTTAAGTTACTTGAAACAATCCGGacaatacacatttttttcgccTTAAAAAGGAAGCTTTTGGAAGGGAGCAAAAAGTATCCAAAGGTAGCCAAGAGTCCAAACGGTTTATGTTTCTCTTCGTTACGTTGCTCCAAAAATGGATGCTGCCTTCATTGCTTCCCAATATATTCAACATATCACACACAAACTACAGCACTCATACAGGACGCCAAACGTGATCACCGCACGCATGCAAATATGCCAGTCCAGTGGCGATCATGCTATTCCGCTTTCGGCTTCGAACATTTGCGGCTAGTTCATTTCCCTTCTAGTCATTAGATGGTCCAAAAAATCAGGGACAAAAACAACCCGCTTGACAGTGGACCGACCGACTTGTTATgctatacacatacacacacccctTCCATAGATCAAGGGGGACAGTGTTGATAATGCAAGAAGCTGGATGAGTTTTCAACCGTTTTCTGCAATGGTGCTGagcgatcgtttgttttgctgatgattgTTGTGATCAGTGGTAATCGGAGGAATTCCGGATGTCGGCAATcggcaaatggaaaataaacatttgacACACATTGTGCTGGGTAGGGACTGTTTGCGAGACAACCGCCATCAGCCAGGGGGGGGTACAATATACACTGGATCGGGGGATGACAACATACAGAATGGTTGTGTTATAGCCGAAACAGGCCAACGCATTTTATTCATTGGCAGACGGCGGCCCGAAGGAAATGAATCAAATGCAGTTTTGTCGATGGAGTGTAACGAATCGTAGCGGATGGTTGGTGTATAGCTGCTCTACTGTTTAATTAACATCATCTGGGCATTTTATTGGTATGTACATGCAgtgttaaaatttaataaaggcATAATAATACCATTTCTactactactgtgtccgaaaagtaatgTGACAtttgatgtcaaatttcgctctccaaaagaagccccttgcgtttatttttcattagtaAATATgtaagtcacaacatcaacccggctaggagtaaCAATTAGGAGTaacaccagccgacttctggctgttcaacaagctaaaacggccgcttcggggacaccgttttgacatcCCAGGATccacgttttccacctgcttcaggGACTGGGAGAAAAGGTGGAAgtggtgcattgcatcggaaacGGGGTTACTTCGAAAGTAAAGTAaactagtaaaaaaaaaggaattaatttatttttcgggcgCAGTAGTATAATCACTTTTCCACATTGGATGTATTAAGAAATTTGATGAATGATGCAAAACACACTTGAACCGATGCAAGATAAACATTTCAAGAGTACTTAATATGTCCTATTTTTTATTAGCATTACATTACACCTATATAAGTAGATATCTACCGTTTATCAATGGTTTCGGATCCGGTTGATTACCACTTAGCGCCATTTCACATCACGATAGGATAGGACAAACACACTGGGAAAAGTCTCAATCCCGGCCAGACTGTCTGCCACCTTCTAGGGTCGATCATCTCAACGAGCTTGTGCTTCCAATTGTGACAAAACTATTCCCAACCAATGCACCATATATCAATGACGCATAGTGATAATGTTCAAAGAAGTCAACCTGATCATCCGTTTGCCCCGTTCGCAGTCATGTTAAGGGCAAGTTTCCCAATCGAGTAAACTCTCCGTGACTGGGAATAGCCTTATCTTGAGTGGATTGTTAAGGTGCCATTCGGTTTGCAACATCTGcgcccagcagcagcggtagtACCCTTGGAAAGTAAAGCGATAAGGTTTCCAAAAGCACGATAACACTTTCTCCTACTCTTCACAGGTGCGATCGGCGTAATGTCACAAGATGATCGATTTTGCCTTTGATGCAAAGGAAGGATCGCGAGGAAacaatgatattttttatatttcatatGGTgcgaaaaattataaatattttctgaGCTTCTAAATTCGATTCGACCAGCAATTATCTTATCTACTTTTTGCTTCGCAACGATACACAATCGGCTAACTACAGTTACAAACGCTGGCGTGGAAATGGATGGCGACCCAGGTAAATGCAGCCAACCTTTATCAAGCTCATAATGGTTAGGCTTACTGCAAGTAAGCTTGGTACAAAATCGATCGCTAGCTGCTAAGCTTCTCGCGAAGTTTTGAAGCTGTTAGTGCGCGAGCTCACAACCTGAGTTTGTGCGGCTAGCACCAATATCTAGTAAAAACGCGATAGCCGCTATATGGGAGAAATCGAAGGTTGCACACGCCTAACCTCGAGTGTGTAGCTGATGATGCACGAGGATGGGTTTGTTGAGGGAGGAGAGTGAGATTAGCAACGCTAGGTAATTAGTGTTGCAAATTGAAATATGAACTGAAGTATTTTACATCACCCTTGACCTAATATTCGCACAAGGAGCTTCTAGTTGAAGAGACACCACCCTACACACAttcatttaaataatgaaaacatGTATAAGGAGTTCACAAAACCCTATGCAAATGTCTATCTTTATAAAGTTTTCGATTTATCTTCAAGACTTCCCAAACCCTCTCTCTCAAGCGCGCAAGGTGCACGACGAAGTAACTCTTAAAAATGCAAAGCGAGAAGGTGAAAAAGTACAATAAAATTACTACATCACATTAAACCCCCGCTCCTACTCTTCTCTACAGCCCTAATCGGTGCCGTCTTTATCAATACGTTGTGGCAGCAGGGAGAAGCAGACAACAACACACGCCGGAAGTGTACGATTGCGTGGCGGCGCTGGTGATAATATTTCAAACCATGAGTCAATTCATGGGAGTGCCGTTTGACATCGCCGGGGGGAAACCCGGGAGTGTCTCGAAGCATTCCTACCGCCAATGATGTCCTCATCCGCACGCGTTTGTGACTCATGGATACAAGACTTTGCGAGATAATTTCACTCACAGAACTGTATTTCATTGAACTGTAATCGTTGACACCTGTGAGCGTTTACGAATGAAACCAAGATCATGATCTCAATTATGTTTACAAATATAATGCAGATAAAATGAGGGGACAAATGTTTTATGCATGATCATGAACGAAATTTTGATGTTCCGATCTGTAGGTTAGTACTGCCTTCTAGTTCTAGCTTAAAAGTTGAAGGAATGAGCCACATACATGTTCCGGATTTATTATCAAGCTGTGAGTAATACTTAAGTCTT
This genomic window from Anopheles maculipalpis chromosome 2RL, idAnoMacuDA_375_x, whole genome shotgun sequence contains:
- the LOC126559781 gene encoding uncharacterized protein LOC126559781; amino-acid sequence: MPPPPPPGPPPPPGPPPPPALKLGGGAPSADGRNALLLSIQKGTKLKKTVTVDKSAPAIQGKVASDGAVARANNRAPGRPTAGAGDDGAATAPTGPGQPKLGGLFEGLSSMPKLKPVGSRTPTGTGNASSAGMQQNKTPSPEASKGSPINNGRVGNGGGSAAPLDFSDELAQKLTLKKQKQQQGSNSSNSSYSSNTSSSAINPPPTAVPNETNLRLNRGPPPQPPTSIQRPSGDNASSKTAPSPASSQKSQAPATPNHLNHHLRLAAAKPSAANGPLSSTTSPTINAIGGSAPIPNRSALFGSNTTAMTTTAASSATMGNGSVPTAAAAASTVIPVAPKPVPNYGKPNLAPKPPGMQLGGMAGDGGSSTTRPTVSRHQSMRSPRSPPVSQTAPVFPANHFGTMRGPPSSAAMFQSSESIVRPVREVTGRPSAPPPKPPTMKPPPPPPVRSVSNTNLTHLPPSLSLAPSSLDTTGTSSPATEPTSFGSVNNVSSLTLADELRAKVSNANLSVAGSSANSISTGNLSVLGGGGTLTKGGSLKTTAAPPLPPHRTSPAPPPPVAASAILNTGEAPVPPQRISSIRNSAGSGSLPAVSTVTSSNSSSSHNQSHHSQSSTVIITSSSTTSSTGGSLHRKDTSLTSVTSSSSSTVTAATTGTSTKMPLPEIDLESKYAFYFHKVTEFPQPIPFLNVPKIYQSELRQQQQQSAQQGAQQQPHRQ
- the LOC126558069 gene encoding telomerase Cajal body protein 1 homolog, giving the protein MSEDEQEHIENAPNSGGEEEQNVAEEQDAPMQTDEHALDVEQHNAASEQDFFKHSACIEVARCSWDRPVRQNYLQGCHWSPDGTCVLTTVNNDGMHIVELPTDLYSNDSVSEDRPVDLLTSAVHVKEGGLVYDCAWYPAMNSGRPETCCWIASRQHEPIQLWDAFTGGLRCSYKGYDQFDEVEAALSLTFAPIDGATLYGGYKKSIKCFDINVPGRESCSWRTKSTASCMAIASSMPQTILYGSWNRSISALDTRSGDCLSVGNYAPANSHTAGVTWIVFAPDTETLFVTGARKDPKVLFWDVRKLSQPVQTLQRTCGTNQRIYLDFSPLGQWLISGDSRGVLHAWNVRELDEKGQPKELLFPLHWDCLNGVSFHPHRPIMATASGQYHFPNAAWQDVEDGEPDALESTIANRPKVENSLTMWWIGKGLFSEE